The genome window TGCGGCGGTATGGCGCTGCGCGGGCTACCCCGATCCAGCAGAGCTGGAGCAGGACAACACGCAGCAGGCACCGATACCGGGTGCCGGTCTGCATAGCATCTCCTTAATACAACGCGTGGGTCTGAACGATTCGGCGCGAGGTACTGGAGATCAGATGATGGGAGGCCGCAGTCCGGGCTCGGGATGAGCCTGTGGGGCGATGGAACAGGGGAGCGCTTCGGGAGGCGTTGCTGGTGGGGTCGTCGGCGAACTCACAATGAGGCGACGATCGGGCACGATCGACAGCCCGGAGTGGCAACCGCAGACGTGCTGCGTAGTGGAGCAGCCGTGCTCCGGTTCTGGCATCGAGCCAGGGTGGCTCGGGGCGCTGGCGTGAACGAAATCGCCTTCACCCGCGAAATGGAACGCCCACTCCCCCAGCTCAGGCCCGATCGGCGTGAGGAGGCAGAGCATCAGGAAGAAGAGCAGGCGGTCACGCATCAGGGATACCTACCGGCCCTGCCGGGCGAAGTCAAGAAATGCTGCGTGTTTCAACCACCTGCGGCCCGGCCGGCTGCTCAGGAATCGGCCTCAGCAAGCCGAACCCGCTTCCGGATGCGGAGCGCCCCCCGGAAGACGAGCCAGCAGACAACCAGGCCGATGAGAAGGTCAGGAACCGCCGAGTCAAGAAGCGATACGAGGATTCCCGCGACCAGAACGCCAAGGTTTGCCTGAATATCAGTGGCCGAGAAGAGCCAGGCCGCTTGCAGATGGACTTCGCCCTCGCGGTGCTTGTGGAGAAGGACGAGACATACGGCATTAACCGCGAGCGCCAATAGGGAGACACCGATCATTACCCGAGGCTCGGGTGCACTACCAACGAGCCATCGTCGCCCCACTTCCAGTATCGCTATGCCGCCAAGCAGAAGTTGGACGCGCCCCGCGAATCGTGCAGCGCGTATTTTCTTCATTGGAGATGCACCGATCGCGAGGAGTGCAAGAAGATAGACCGCGGCATCTGCACCCATATCGAGCCCATCGGCAACAAGCCCCATCGACTCCGCGGCCCAGCCAACGAGGATCTCCAGCACGAACATTCCCCCATTCAGCGCCAGCAGAGTCAGGAGAATGCGCCGCTGGATCACTTCACTCCGAGTCACTCATTGCGCTCCTGCCAGCCGCGCCTTCAGCGCGGGCTAGCCAGCCGTACACGGTGGGTAGGACCAGCAAGGTCAACAGCGTTGATGACACCACG of Gemmatimonadota bacterium contains these proteins:
- a CDS encoding cation transporter, whose translation is MTRSEVIQRRILLTLLALNGGMFVLEILVGWAAESMGLVADGLDMGADAAVYLLALLAIGASPMKKIRAARFAGRVQLLLGGIAILEVGRRWLVGSAPEPRVMIGVSLLALAVNAVCLVLLHKHREGEVHLQAAWLFSATDIQANLGVLVAGILVSLLDSAVPDLLIGLVVCWLVFRGALRIRKRVRLAEADS